A window of Citrus sinensis cultivar Valencia sweet orange chromosome 7, DVS_A1.0, whole genome shotgun sequence contains these coding sequences:
- the LOC107175508 gene encoding egg cell-secreted protein 1.4-like: protein MALKHAFFILALTCLIMANIANATSRNDHLNNNMKLGYNLATRLEASGSLTECWNALMELKSCSNEIIIFFLNGQADIGPDCCRAIDIITRNCWPTMLTSLGFTAEEGNILRGYCDASSAPSPGGPAVIYQPQVSKVLT, encoded by the coding sequence ATGGCTCTAAAGCATGCGTTTTTCATTTTGGCCCTCACTTGTCTGATTATGGCAAATATTGCAAATGCAACTAGCAGGAATGATCACCTCAACAACAATATGAAACTAGGCTACAATCTTGCAACAAGACTTGAAGCTAGCGGAAGTCTAACGGAGTGCTGGAACGCATTAATGGAGCTGAAATCCTGCTCAAATGAGATTATTATATTCTTCCTTAATGGCCAGGCTGATATTGGCCCTGACTGTTGCCGCGCTATTGATATCATCACCCGTAATTGCTGGCCTACCATGCTCACCTCCCTCGGATTCACTGCCGAAGAAGGGAACATATTGAGAGGCTACTGTGATGCATCTTCTGCTCCTTCTCCAGGTGGCCCCGCGGTGATATATCAGCCTCAGGTTTCCAAGGTTTTGACTTAG
- the LOC107175507 gene encoding egg cell-secreted protein 1.4-like, whose protein sequence is MAMTLKHVFFILALTCLIMTNIANATSRNDNLNNNIKPGNNLAARLEDSRSLTECWNALMELKLCSNEIIIFFLNGQADIGPDCCRTIDIITRNCWPTMLTSLGFTAEERNLLRGYCDASSAPSPGGPEVTYEPQVSKVLV, encoded by the coding sequence atggcaaTGACTCTAAAGCAtgtgtttttcattttggccCTTACTTGCCTGATCATGACAAATATTGCAAATGCAACCAGCAGGAATGATAATCTCAACAACAATATAAAACCAGGCAACAATCTTGCAGCAAGACTTGAAGATAGCAGAAGCCTAACAGAGTGCTGGAACGCGTTAATGGAGCTGAAATTATGCTCAAATGAGATTATTATATTCTTCCTTAATGGCCAGGCTGATATTGGCCCTGACTGTTGCCGCACtattgacatcatcacccgtAATTGCTGGCCTACCATGCTCACCTCCCTCGGATTCACTGCCGAAGAAAGGAACCTACTAAGAGGCTACTGTGATGCATCTTCTGCTCCTTCTCCAGGTGGCCCCGAGGTGACATATGAGCCTCAGGTTTCCAAGGTTTTGGTTTAG